From a single Fusobacterium ulcerans ATCC 49185 genomic region:
- a CDS encoding 1-aminocyclopropane-1-carboxylate deaminase/D-cysteine desulfhydrase, with protein sequence MKIENLKKANVGYTNTPLEFMEKLSKKLGKGNLYIKRDDMSGLALGGNKTRKLEYLVQYAIDNGYTALMTFGGVQTNHGRLTVAAAVKYGLKPILVLKGKKPDYLSGNLLLDRLMGADIYFVDYSSAENLPKDERHFAEKKFLQECADKIVKKYEMQGEKILSIPVGGQGVIGSAGYAMFVPEIMKQMKEQDITAKYLVCGYGSTGTFAGLWAGAKYFNAPFEVIGIPIEPDYTPIEDTAKSINEISKFFDMGFTCKKEDIHLEIGNEAIPYGGTNYNEPDIETQKNIELMASTEAIILDPCYTGKVFRGFVDLIEKEIIPANENAVLLHSGGAPGLFGKEHCDSLQKLLWSDEEKDHVTVMKL encoded by the coding sequence ATGAAAATAGAAAATTTAAAAAAAGCTAATGTTGGGTATACTAATACTCCTCTTGAATTTATGGAAAAACTTTCTAAAAAACTTGGCAAAGGAAACTTATATATTAAACGTGATGATATGTCTGGACTTGCTTTAGGAGGAAACAAAACCAGAAAGCTTGAATATCTGGTTCAGTATGCTATTGATAATGGATATACAGCACTTATGACATTTGGTGGTGTTCAAACAAATCATGGAAGGCTTACTGTTGCAGCAGCTGTGAAATATGGACTAAAACCTATTTTGGTTTTAAAAGGTAAGAAACCTGATTATCTGTCAGGAAATCTTTTGCTTGATAGATTGATGGGAGCAGATATTTATTTTGTTGATTACTCATCTGCTGAAAATCTGCCAAAAGATGAACGTCACTTTGCTGAAAAAAAATTCTTACAGGAATGTGCAGATAAAATTGTAAAAAAATATGAAATGCAGGGAGAAAAAATATTGAGCATTCCTGTAGGAGGTCAAGGAGTTATTGGCTCTGCAGGATATGCAATGTTTGTCCCTGAAATCATGAAACAGATGAAAGAGCAGGATATCACTGCTAAATATCTTGTATGTGGCTATGGTTCAACAGGTACCTTTGCTGGTTTATGGGCTGGAGCAAAATATTTCAATGCTCCTTTTGAGGTTATTGGTATTCCAATAGAACCTGATTATACTCCTATAGAAGATACTGCAAAATCAATCAATGAAATCAGTAAATTCTTTGATATGGGATTCACATGTAAAAAAGAAGATATTCATCTCGAAATAGGTAATGAGGCAATTCCTTATGGGGGTACTAATTACAATGAACCTGATATAGAAACTCAAAAAAATATAGAACTTATGGCTTCTACTGAAGCAATTATACTTGACCCTTGCTATACTGGAAAAGTTTTCAGAGGATTTGTGGATTTAATAGAAAAAGAAATAATTCCAGCAAATGAAAATGCTGTATTACTTCATTCTGGAGGTGCTCCTGGTTTATTTGGAAAAGAACATTGTGATTCTTTACAAAAATTATTATGGTCAGATGAAGAAAAAGATCATGTGACAGTTATGAAATTATAA